GATGCAGAGGCGCGCATTTTTTACCGCACGACCTTGCCGCGCGCCCGCGCCGAGGCAAAGGCGGCCCGTGAACGTGCGCGGGCAGGCCTTGGGCGCTCTCCCCTCGATGGTGTGCCGCTTTCGTGGAAAGACCTGTTTGACAGCGCGGGCACACAAACACCTGCGGGATCAAAGATGCTGGCCGGTCGTGTGCCCCGGCACGACGCTGCGGCGTTGGCCCGGCTTACGGCAGCAGGCACGGTCTGCATCGGCAAAACAGCAATGACGGAACTCGCGTTTTCCGGTCTTGGCATAAACCCGGTTTACGGAACACCGGCCAATGCGTGGGACGCCGGAACTGAGCGTGTGCCCGGCGGCTCGTCTTCGGGTGCTGCCGTCAGCCTCGCGCACGATATGTGTGCAGCGGCAATCGGCACCGACACCGGCGGCTCGGTGCGCATTCCCGCATCATGGAACGGCCTTGTTGGATTCAAACCAAATCATGGCAGCATATCAACGCGGGGTGTTGTGCCTCTTTGTCTGTCGCTGGACACTGTCGGCCCGCTGACCCGCTGTGTGTCAGATGCAGCAGCATTGTTTGCGCTGATGGCAGGTACGCGCGCACCAGTGCTGGAAGATGAGACGCTCCGGGGGCGGAGCATCATTGTGCCTGATGAGCTCGTGTTTGATGATGCAGATGCCGGCATTGCGCAGGCTGTGGAAGCTGCGCTCGACACCATTGAAAAGTCAGGCGCCCACGTGCGCCGCGAGGCTGCTGACCCCATAAGCCGAATGAATACACTGACATGGGACAGCGGCATTTCGCTTGCCGCCGTTGAAGCCTGGGGGCATTGGGGTGACACGATCAAGCGGCACGGCGCACTGATGTATCCGCCCGTCCGCGCCCGATTTGAGG
The genomic region above belongs to Pyruvatibacter sp. and contains:
- a CDS encoding amidase, which translates into the protein MTSPAPLTALEIGKAISDGTIDPRDLLEGYAARIAERDAEARIFYRTTLPRARAEAKAARERARAGLGRSPLDGVPLSWKDLFDSAGTQTPAGSKMLAGRVPRHDAAALARLTAAGTVCIGKTAMTELAFSGLGINPVYGTPANAWDAGTERVPGGSSSGAAVSLAHDMCAAAIGTDTGGSVRIPASWNGLVGFKPNHGSISTRGVVPLCLSLDTVGPLTRCVSDAAALFALMAGTRAPVLEDETLRGRSIIVPDELVFDDADAGIAQAVEAALDTIEKSGAHVRREAADPISRMNTLTWDSGISLAAVEAWGHWGDTIKRHGALMYPPVRARFEGGAKPSAQDVWRLMIERNHQRSALSAQLAAVDAIAMPTIPIDPPSIAALADGGPDYDRANRLALRNTTLANQLDMCAITLPVGTSAAGLPVGLMLMAPRGRDVRLLRLAHAVERALA